A part of Macrobrachium rosenbergii isolate ZJJX-2024 chromosome 33, ASM4041242v1, whole genome shotgun sequence genomic DNA contains:
- the LOC136855762 gene encoding uncharacterized protein, with translation MHSQSFYGKSSAKRVSASHKRRLDFRQGSESPEDAKIRRLLMDYDFSWKAHRINLTPTKQAMELLRLEWEEDSDAEVIDAAEMIEGSDDEVMAPGVVALENVLQVHKEEFREAAISVGEVPGTSGVSIRERGKREKKKVRKLERDAAGISVVGGSVGEAGVVRGSVGACSGATGRGIYAKKKTKGKFVRGPAGVGVLGGDAGGVGDAVRSVGGGDSNAGGVGDAGSSVGDAVSSVGGGDGDAGVLGMLGVLEMVMLEVLELLEEEMVMLGGWRC, from the exons ATGcattcgcaaagtttttacggtaaaagtAGCGCAAAACGTGTTAGTGCATCCCATAAGAGACGTTtagattttaggcagggctctgaatctccaGAAGATGCCAAGATAAGGAGGCTGCTAATGGATTATGACTTTTCTTGGAAGGCTCATAGGATTAACCTTACCCCAACCAAGCAAGCCATGGAACTGCTTCGTCTGGAGTGGGAAGAAGATTCCGATGCTGAAGTGATTGATGCTGCTGAAATGATTGAGGGGAGTGATGATGAGGTAATGGCTCCAGGAGTTGTAGCATTAGAAAATGTGTTACAGGTACACAAAGAAGAGTTCAGAGAGGCCGCTATTAGTGTTGGTGAGGTACCGGGAACAAGTGGCGTAAGCATCAGGGAGAGAGGcaagagggagaagaaaaaagTACGTAAGTTGGAGAGAGATGCTGCTGGTATTTCTGTTGTTGGGGGTTCTGTTGGTGAAGCTGGTGTTGTTAGGGGTTCTGTTGGTGCTTGTTCTGGTGCAACAGGTCGT GGCATATATgccaagaaaaagacaaaaggtaAGTTTGTGAGAGGGCCTGCTGGTGTTGGTGTTTTGGGGGGAGATGCTGGAGGTGTTGGAGATGCTGTAcgtagtgttggaggaggagataGTAATGCTGGAGGTGTTGGGGATGCTGGGAGTAGTGTTGGAGATGCTGTGAGTAGTGTtgggggaggagatggtgatgctggggtgttggggatgctgggagttttggagatggtgatgctggaggTGTTGGAGTTgctggaggaggagatggtgatgctggggggTTGGAGATGCTGA